In Nicotiana tabacum cultivar K326 chromosome 19, ASM71507v2, whole genome shotgun sequence, one DNA window encodes the following:
- the LOC107775401 gene encoding uncharacterized protein LOC107775401 isoform X1, whose protein sequence is MDENNNATDDAEMVESSSGKELTTNCVEAEGRLNMEPYVVDENNTTADDGEMVESSSGKELTRNGVEAEGRPNLEPYVGMEFESEEAAKAYYSTYATHLGFVMRVDAFRRSMRNGELVWRRLVCNKEGFSKSRQNQNGQRKCRAIREGCKAMIIVKKEQSGKWVVAKLVKEHNHPLVVKPANTRIGSILCQTPDDKDVKIRELTAELQKERKRSAVLQEQLAMVLKDMEDHSDQLSKNINDIVKSVKELESRKIVSPNGG, encoded by the exons A TGGATGAAAACAATAATGCAACAGATGATGCGGAGATGGTAGAGAGTTCAAGTGGAAAGGAGTTGACCACAAATTGTGTTGAAGCTGAAGGGCGTTTGAATATGGAACCTTATGTCG TGGATGAAAACAATACTACAGCAGATGATGGGGAGATGGTAGAGAGTTCTAGTGGGAAGGAGTTGACCAGAAATGGTGTTGAAGCTGAAGGGCGTCCGAATTTGGAACCTTATGTGGGTATGGAATTTGAATCAGAAGAAGCTGCTAAAGCATACTATAGCACATATGCGACACATTTGGGGTTTGTCATGAGAGTAGATGCATTTCGTCGATCTATGCGTAATGGGGAGTTGGTGTGGCGCCGACTTGTGTGTAATAAAGAGGGTTTCAGTAAAAGTAGACAAAATCAGAATGGACAAAGGAAGTGCAGAGCAATTAGGGAAGGATGTAAGGCAATGATAATAGTGAAGAAAGAACAATCTGGAAAATGGGTTGTTGCTAAATTAGTGAAGGAGCACAATCATCCACTGGTTGTTAAACCTGCTAATACCCGCATAGGTTCAATCTTGTGTCAAACACCG GATGATAAAGATGTGAAGATCCGGGAATTAACAGCAGAGTTACAGAAGGAGCGTAAAAGATCTGCTGTTTTGCAAGAGCAGCTAGCTATGGTTTTGAAAGATATGGAGGATCACTCAGATCAACTATCAAAGAACATTAACGACATTGTTAAAAGTGTGAAAGAATTGGAATCAAGAAAAATTGTCTCTCCAAATGGCGGATAG
- the LOC107775401 gene encoding uncharacterized protein LOC107775401 isoform X2: MVESSSGKELTTNCVEAEGRLNMEPYVVDENNTTADDGEMVESSSGKELTRNGVEAEGRPNLEPYVGMEFESEEAAKAYYSTYATHLGFVMRVDAFRRSMRNGELVWRRLVCNKEGFSKSRQNQNGQRKCRAIREGCKAMIIVKKEQSGKWVVAKLVKEHNHPLVVKPANTRIGSILCQTPDDKDVKIRELTAELQKERKRSAVLQEQLAMVLKDMEDHSDQLSKNINDIVKSVKELESRKIVSPNGG, encoded by the exons ATGGTAGAGAGTTCAAGTGGAAAGGAGTTGACCACAAATTGTGTTGAAGCTGAAGGGCGTTTGAATATGGAACCTTATGTCG TGGATGAAAACAATACTACAGCAGATGATGGGGAGATGGTAGAGAGTTCTAGTGGGAAGGAGTTGACCAGAAATGGTGTTGAAGCTGAAGGGCGTCCGAATTTGGAACCTTATGTGGGTATGGAATTTGAATCAGAAGAAGCTGCTAAAGCATACTATAGCACATATGCGACACATTTGGGGTTTGTCATGAGAGTAGATGCATTTCGTCGATCTATGCGTAATGGGGAGTTGGTGTGGCGCCGACTTGTGTGTAATAAAGAGGGTTTCAGTAAAAGTAGACAAAATCAGAATGGACAAAGGAAGTGCAGAGCAATTAGGGAAGGATGTAAGGCAATGATAATAGTGAAGAAAGAACAATCTGGAAAATGGGTTGTTGCTAAATTAGTGAAGGAGCACAATCATCCACTGGTTGTTAAACCTGCTAATACCCGCATAGGTTCAATCTTGTGTCAAACACCG GATGATAAAGATGTGAAGATCCGGGAATTAACAGCAGAGTTACAGAAGGAGCGTAAAAGATCTGCTGTTTTGCAAGAGCAGCTAGCTATGGTTTTGAAAGATATGGAGGATCACTCAGATCAACTATCAAAGAACATTAACGACATTGTTAAAAGTGTGAAAGAATTGGAATCAAGAAAAATTGTCTCTCCAAATGGCGGATAG